Proteins encoded by one window of Clostridium perfringens:
- a CDS encoding ABC transporter permease, with protein MLQYITRRILLIIPTIVGVSLVLFFIFAMAPGDAITANMDPNMSVETKQAIREKYHLDEPKTTQYMYWLKGVVTEGSLGESFYYKRPVSEVMKDFIPNSFILGAASLILGLIIAVPIGIVSATKQYSFFDKFFTVFALMGISMPSFFFGLILIKYLGVQLNLFPISGMTTPGSAYTGMQYVLDVLKHMILPLIVLTLGSVGGWMRYTRSSMLEVVRQDYIRTARAKGLKEKVVIYKHALRNALIPVVTLLGMSIPGLFSGATLTEKIFNWPGIGPVQLSAVNNRDYYLLMGINLTLAILVLIGNLLADIIYALVDPRIRLK; from the coding sequence ATGCTACAGTATATCACTAGAAGAATACTATTAATAATACCGACTATTGTTGGTGTATCATTAGTACTTTTCTTCATATTTGCTATGGCTCCAGGAGATGCTATTACAGCAAATATGGATCCAAATATGAGTGTAGAAACAAAACAAGCAATAAGAGAAAAATATCATTTAGATGAGCCAAAAACAACACAGTACATGTATTGGTTAAAAGGCGTTGTAACAGAAGGGTCTTTAGGAGAATCTTTTTACTATAAAAGACCAGTTTCAGAAGTAATGAAAGACTTTATACCAAATTCCTTTATTTTAGGAGCGGCATCACTAATTTTGGGGCTTATAATTGCGGTGCCAATAGGTATAGTTTCAGCAACAAAGCAATATTCATTTTTTGATAAATTTTTTACGGTATTTGCCCTTATGGGAATATCAATGCCATCATTTTTCTTTGGACTTATATTAATTAAATATTTAGGAGTTCAACTTAATTTATTTCCAATATCGGGTATGACTACTCCAGGAAGTGCATATACAGGAATGCAATATGTTCTAGATGTATTAAAACATATGATTTTACCACTTATAGTTTTAACTCTTGGAAGTGTAGGTGGATGGATGAGATACACAAGATCAAGTATGCTTGAGGTAGTTAGACAAGATTATATAAGAACTGCTAGGGCAAAAGGATTAAAAGAGAAGGTAGTTATATATAAACATGCTTTAAGAAATGCACTTATACCAGTTGTAACACTATTAGGAATGTCAATTCCAGGATTATTCTCAGGTGCTACATTAACAGAAAAAATATTTAACTGGCCAGGAATAGGTCCAGTACAGTTAAGTGCAGTTAATAACAGAGATTACTATCTACTTATGGGTATAAACCTTACTTTGGCTATATTAGTTTTAATAGGAAACTTACTTGCTGATATTATATATGCATTAGTAGATCCAAGAATAAGGCTTAAGTAG
- the opp4C gene encoding oligopeptide ABC transporter permease: protein MQTELNKEVKVKKEKIESPWTVAFKRLKKNKLALGGLFILLVLVLISILGPMLYPHDHLTIDLVRTNQPPSAQHWLGTDESGRDVLARLMYGGRYSLSIGIVAVGISIIIGTTLGILAGYYGGFIDSLIMRIVDVFMCFPFLSLLIMVSAIMSDLKIPPEYRIFVVMFIIGALSWTGTCRMVRGMVLSLREQEFMQAAEALGLSDARKMFLHLLPNTLAVIIVSATLGIGGAILTESSLSFLGLGVTPPTPTWGNMIQTAQDYYTLTNRWWLWIPPGVCIFLTVISINIFGDGLRDALDPKLKV, encoded by the coding sequence ATGCAAACAGAATTAAATAAAGAAGTTAAAGTGAAAAAAGAGAAAATAGAAAGCCCTTGGACTGTAGCTTTTAAAAGATTGAAAAAAAATAAGTTAGCTTTAGGTGGCTTATTTATATTGTTGGTATTAGTTTTAATTTCAATATTAGGACCAATGTTATATCCACATGATCATTTAACCATAGATTTAGTAAGAACTAATCAACCACCATCAGCACAGCATTGGCTAGGAACTGATGAATCTGGAAGAGATGTTTTAGCTAGACTTATGTACGGGGGAAGATATTCACTTTCAATAGGTATAGTTGCGGTAGGAATTTCTATAATTATAGGAACAACTTTGGGGATATTAGCAGGATATTATGGAGGATTTATAGATAGTTTAATTATGAGAATTGTTGACGTATTTATGTGTTTTCCATTCTTATCATTATTAATAATGGTATCTGCTATAATGTCAGATTTAAAAATACCACCAGAGTATAGAATTTTTGTAGTTATGTTTATTATAGGGGCACTGAGTTGGACTGGTACCTGTCGTATGGTTAGAGGTATGGTCTTATCTTTAAGAGAACAAGAATTTATGCAAGCGGCAGAAGCTTTAGGTCTATCAGATGCTAGAAAAATGTTTTTACACTTATTACCTAATACATTAGCAGTTATTATAGTTTCAGCTACATTGGGAATTGGTGGAGCTATATTAACAGAATCATCTTTAAGTTTCTTAGGTCTTGGAGTTACACCTCCTACACCAACTTGGGGGAATATGATACAAACAGCTCAAGATTACTATACATTAACAAATAGATGGTGGTTATGGATACCTCCAGGAGTATGTATATTCTTAACTGTTATATCTATAAATATTTTTGGAGATGGATTAAGAGATGCTCTAGATCCTAAGCTAAAGGTCTAA
- a CDS encoding ABC transporter ATP-binding protein: MGKTLVEFKNLETHFHTGEGIVKAVNNVSFKIKEGETVCVVGESGCGKSVTAMSLMRLIPSPPGKIVGGEILFEGKDVLKFTEQELMDMRGNDISVIFQEPMTSLNPVFKIGDQICEAIILHQHLSKEEAEKKAIEVLKIIGIARAEEIMKSYPHELSGGMRQRIMIAMAVCCNPKLLIADEPTTALDVTIQAQILDLMRDIKEKLNTSILLITHDLGVVAEMADYVVVMYAGKVIEEAPVLELFKNPLHPYTQGLLKSKPSVNGNETRLYSIPGQVPNPVGMPDNCYFNERCDRCMEKCKDVQPTLVDVGNRHKVSCWLYKEGK, translated from the coding sequence ATGGGAAAAACATTAGTAGAATTTAAAAATCTTGAAACTCACTTTCATACAGGTGAGGGAATTGTTAAAGCAGTAAATAACGTTAGTTTTAAAATAAAAGAAGGGGAGACAGTTTGTGTAGTTGGAGAATCTGGATGCGGAAAATCTGTTACTGCCATGTCTCTTATGAGATTAATACCAAGTCCTCCTGGAAAAATAGTTGGAGGAGAAATTCTTTTTGAGGGAAAAGATGTTTTAAAGTTCACAGAACAAGAACTTATGGATATGAGAGGAAATGATATATCAGTTATCTTCCAAGAACCTATGACATCATTAAACCCAGTATTTAAAATAGGAGATCAAATTTGTGAAGCAATAATTCTTCATCAGCATTTATCAAAAGAAGAAGCTGAAAAGAAAGCTATAGAAGTTTTAAAAATAATTGGTATAGCTAGAGCAGAAGAAATAATGAAATCTTATCCTCACGAATTATCAGGAGGAATGAGACAAAGAATTATGATTGCTATGGCAGTTTGTTGTAATCCTAAGCTTTTAATAGCTGACGAGCCTACAACTGCCCTTGATGTTACAATTCAAGCACAAATTCTAGATCTTATGAGAGATATTAAAGAGAAATTAAATACATCAATATTATTAATAACACATGACTTAGGAGTAGTTGCTGAAATGGCTGACTATGTTGTTGTAATGTATGCTGGTAAGGTTATTGAGGAAGCTCCAGTTTTAGAGCTTTTTAAAAATCCTCTTCATCCATATACACAAGGTTTACTTAAATCTAAGCCATCAGTTAATGGAAATGAAACTAGACTTTATTCAATACCAGGACAAGTTCCTAATCCGGTAGGTATGCCAGATAATTGTTACTTCAATGAGAGATGTGATAGATGTATGGAAAAATGTAAGGATGTTCAACCTACTCTTGTTGATGTAGGAAATAGACATAAAGTTTCATGCTGGTTATATAAGGAGGGAAAGTAG
- a CDS encoding ABC transporter ATP-binding protein, translating to MADNTVLKVENLKKYFPIKAGVFSKTVGNVKAVDGVSFTIDKGETLGLVGESGCGKSTTGRAILRLFEKTDGNVYFEGKDIFALKKKELRDLRPKMQMIFQDPYSSLNPRLSVDSLVGEALLSHKLCSKDELPERVAKTIERCGLARYHMKRYPHEFSGGQRQRIGIARALILNPSFIVADEPVSALDVSIQSQIVNLMMDLQEEMGFSYLFISHDLSIVKHICHKIGVMYLGSLVELAPKNELYDNPLHPYTKALLSAVPIPDPTIKRERIILKGDIPSPANPPSGCKFHTRCPYAMDKCKKEAPEYKCVGKDHFVACHLV from the coding sequence ATGGCAGATAATACAGTTTTAAAAGTTGAAAATTTGAAAAAATACTTTCCGATTAAAGCAGGAGTTTTTTCTAAGACAGTTGGAAATGTAAAAGCTGTTGATGGAGTAAGTTTTACTATAGATAAGGGTGAGACTTTAGGATTAGTTGGAGAATCAGGTTGTGGAAAATCAACAACAGGAAGAGCAATTTTAAGATTATTTGAAAAAACAGATGGAAATGTATATTTTGAAGGAAAAGATATTTTTGCTCTTAAAAAGAAAGAACTTAGAGATTTAAGACCAAAAATGCAAATGATATTCCAAGATCCATATTCATCATTAAATCCTAGATTATCAGTAGATTCTTTAGTAGGAGAGGCTCTTTTAAGTCATAAGTTATGTAGTAAAGATGAATTGCCTGAAAGAGTAGCTAAAACTATAGAAAGATGTGGACTTGCTAGATATCATATGAAAAGATATCCACATGAATTCTCAGGTGGACAAAGACAAAGAATAGGTATAGCAAGAGCCTTAATTTTAAATCCAAGTTTTATAGTTGCAGATGAACCTGTTTCAGCACTAGATGTTTCTATACAATCACAGATTGTAAACTTAATGATGGATTTACAAGAAGAAATGGGATTTTCATATCTTTTCATATCTCATGATTTAAGTATAGTAAAGCATATTTGTCATAAAATAGGTGTAATGTACTTAGGTAGCTTAGTTGAATTAGCTCCTAAAAATGAACTTTATGATAATCCATTGCATCCATATACAAAGGCATTATTATCAGCAGTTCCAATACCAGACCCTACAATTAAGAGGGAGAGAATAATATTAAAGGGTGATATTCCTTCACCAGCTAATCCACCAAGTGGATGTAAGTTCCATACTAGATGTCCATATGCTATGGATAAATGTAAGAAGGAAGCGCCAGAATATAAGTGTGTTGGAAAAGATCACTTTGTTGCATGTCACTTAGTTTAA
- a CDS encoding glucose-6-phosphate isomerase, translating into MKKGLVVDLSKAAPYLKSHEVAYMQETINQAHNKLHNGTGAGNDFLGWVDLPVNYDKDEFARIKEAAKKIQSDSDVLVVIGIGGSYLGARAAIEMLTNNFYNSMSKDKRKTPAIFYAGNNISSSYMADLLKAIDGLDVSLNVISKSGTTTEPAIAFRILKDYMEKKYGKEEAKKRIYATTDAKKGALKTLADAEGYETFVIPDNVGGRFSVLTAVGLLPIAAAGINIDEMMEGAADAREEYANPSLADNECYKYAAARNALYNKGKAIEILVNYEPSVHYFNEWWKQLYGESEGKDNKGLFPAAVDFSTDLHSMGQYIQEGRRDIFETVINVGSPREEIVIEANDENIDGLNFLAGKTMDYVNKQAFRGTLLAHNDGEVPNVVVNVPELTPYYFGRLVYFFEKACGISGYVLGINPFDQPGVEAYKKNMFALLGKPGFEDLKAELEERLK; encoded by the coding sequence ATGAAAAAAGGATTAGTTGTTGATTTATCAAAAGCAGCTCCATATTTAAAATCTCACGAAGTTGCTTACATGCAAGAAACTATAAACCAAGCACACAATAAGTTACATAATGGAACAGGTGCAGGAAATGACTTTTTAGGATGGGTTGACCTACCAGTTAATTATGATAAAGATGAGTTTGCTAGAATAAAAGAAGCTGCTAAGAAAATACAAAGTGATTCAGATGTATTAGTTGTTATAGGAATAGGTGGTTCTTACTTAGGAGCAAGAGCTGCTATAGAAATGTTAACTAATAACTTCTATAACTCTATGTCTAAAGATAAGAGAAAAACTCCAGCTATATTCTACGCAGGAAATAACATAAGCTCAAGCTACATGGCTGATTTATTAAAAGCTATTGATGGATTAGATGTAAGCTTAAATGTTATATCAAAATCAGGTACTACTACAGAACCTGCTATAGCTTTCAGAATCTTAAAAGATTACATGGAAAAGAAATACGGAAAAGAAGAAGCTAAGAAGAGAATATATGCTACAACAGACGCTAAGAAAGGTGCTTTAAAAACTTTAGCTGATGCTGAAGGATATGAAACTTTCGTAATTCCAGATAATGTTGGAGGAAGATTCTCAGTATTAACAGCAGTTGGATTATTACCAATAGCTGCAGCTGGAATAAACATAGATGAAATGATGGAAGGAGCTGCTGATGCTAGAGAAGAATATGCCAATCCTTCATTAGCTGATAACGAATGTTACAAATATGCAGCTGCTAGAAATGCTTTATACAATAAAGGTAAAGCTATAGAAATATTAGTTAACTATGAGCCATCAGTTCATTACTTCAATGAATGGTGGAAACAATTATATGGAGAATCAGAAGGAAAAGACAACAAAGGATTATTCCCAGCTGCTGTTGATTTCTCAACTGATTTACACTCAATGGGACAATACATCCAAGAAGGTAGAAGAGATATCTTCGAAACAGTTATTAATGTAGGATCTCCAAGAGAAGAAATAGTAATCGAAGCTAACGATGAAAACATAGATGGATTAAACTTCTTAGCTGGAAAAACTATGGACTATGTTAACAAACAAGCATTCAGAGGAACTTTACTTGCTCACAATGATGGAGAAGTTCCAAACGTAGTTGTTAATGTTCCAGAATTAACTCCATACTACTTCGGAAGATTAGTTTACTTCTTCGAAAAAGCTTGTGGAATCAGTGGATATGTTTTAGGAATAAATCCATTTGACCAACCAGGTGTTGAAGCTTACAAGAAAAACATGTTTGCTTTACTTGGAAAACCAGGCTTTGAAGATTTAAAAGCTGAGTTAGAAGAAAGATTAAAATAA
- a CDS encoding YaiI/YqxD family protein, translating into MKIIIDGDGCAGRDIIEEVGKKHSVKILIYCTINHMINSDYSEVRMVDGGFQSVDMYVANNTCENDIVITQDYGVAAMALGKGALAISPRGYIYDNDNIDRLLFERHLSQKNRRAGGKSKGNHKRNKEDDDRLYYNLEVLIEKVKAILN; encoded by the coding sequence GTGAAAATAATTATTGATGGTGATGGATGTGCAGGAAGAGATATAATTGAAGAGGTTGGTAAAAAGCATTCAGTTAAAATATTAATTTATTGCACAATAAATCATATGATAAATTCAGATTACTCTGAGGTGAGAATGGTTGATGGTGGATTTCAAAGCGTAGATATGTATGTGGCTAATAATACTTGTGAAAATGATATTGTAATAACTCAAGATTATGGAGTTGCAGCTATGGCTTTAGGAAAAGGAGCTTTAGCCATTAGCCCTAGAGGATATATTTATGACAATGATAATATTGATAGATTACTTTTTGAAAGACATTTAAGTCAAAAAAATAGAAGAGCTGGTGGGAAATCAAAAGGAAATCATAAAAGAAATAAGGAAGATGATGATAGACTTTATTATAATTTAGAAGTTTTGATAGAAAAGGTAAAGGCTATTTTAAATTAG
- a CDS encoding triple tyrosine motif-containing protein: MGELLLELDTRDIIEHNSPVNIKIINNTNDNLRYKILIGKDGIWETLREFEKEDEFIWTPKEDGEYMIMVQGRKEDSNKPFDYKVTEGVNVKRTVHGLQDEMNKDEINKDEIKEEKLIKGIYLNKDVFNVGEKAELKVDSNNENIMYRYFISGKNGWQLIKDYTLENKLNYTINESGQFEFLIECKKTSSTNTTDDYATVIFTSKEFVKPEIINFINLSEKLIVNSELTFEVEANFEDERTALYKFVKISPDGSRTCIQDFSSSRIVTFKEFKEGRYKLLCLIRDMYSNKEFDDRAVMVYDIKPYEPLQLRSFTTDLSSPQEKGEVIEIKAVIDGGSDILYRFKIDGEISEDTGYTRNSTLKWNAKKEGNYRITLWAKDESFIGDYEIESKLDYKIEKKVKKPIKITELIFDRDKTPLINEVIKLRVSAEGGTDLKYSFLIIKDGKTIESIDFGSNNWVEFIPSEKGNYQLDVRVKDKYSTKEYDVHTVLNFKVREYAEGKIDHILVPAKEYFLVGDDIDIEVIVQNTRQVKVKYVTKVNGQVVEETDYVKNKRFKVTPKCPGKYTIDIFARNIKCKEGFDSRREVRFYVSEALPITDTKISTSDKVFKINEEINFSTKCEGGSRVCYEYYIMVNGNWSLVQKYSRKSYYSFRPYVPGKYKVLVLTKSYYKKCAYEDYDTFEFKVE; encoded by the coding sequence ATGGGAGAATTACTTTTAGAGTTAGATACGAGAGATATAATAGAACATAATAGTCCGGTTAACATAAAAATAATAAATAACACTAATGACAATTTAAGATATAAAATCTTAATAGGAAAGGATGGAATTTGGGAAACTTTAAGAGAATTTGAAAAAGAAGATGAATTTATATGGACTCCTAAAGAAGATGGAGAGTATATGATTATGGTTCAAGGAAGAAAAGAGGATTCAAATAAGCCTTTTGATTACAAAGTTACTGAGGGGGTTAATGTGAAAAGAACAGTTCATGGCCTTCAGGATGAAATGAATAAAGATGAAATAAATAAAGATGAAATTAAAGAAGAAAAATTAATAAAAGGAATCTATCTAAATAAAGATGTATTTAATGTTGGAGAGAAGGCAGAGTTAAAGGTTGATAGTAACAATGAAAATATTATGTATAGATATTTTATAAGTGGAAAGAACGGATGGCAACTTATAAAGGATTATACATTAGAAAATAAATTAAATTATACTATTAATGAAAGTGGTCAATTTGAGTTTTTAATTGAATGCAAAAAAACAAGTTCAACTAATACAACAGATGATTATGCCACAGTTATATTTACATCAAAAGAATTTGTAAAGCCTGAAATAATTAATTTTATTAATTTAAGTGAAAAATTAATAGTAAACTCAGAGCTTACCTTTGAAGTGGAAGCAAATTTTGAAGATGAAAGAACAGCACTATATAAGTTTGTAAAAATTTCACCTGATGGAAGTAGAACTTGCATTCAAGATTTTTCATCAAGCCGTATAGTAACTTTTAAAGAATTTAAAGAGGGAAGATATAAGCTTTTATGTTTAATAAGAGATATGTATTCTAATAAGGAATTTGATGATAGAGCCGTTATGGTATATGATATAAAACCATATGAACCATTACAATTAAGAAGTTTTACTACAGATTTAAGCTCACCTCAAGAAAAAGGAGAGGTAATAGAGATAAAAGCTGTTATTGATGGAGGAAGTGATATCCTCTATAGATTTAAAATAGATGGAGAAATATCTGAGGATACGGGTTATACAAGAAATAGTACTTTAAAATGGAATGCTAAAAAAGAAGGAAATTATAGAATAACTCTTTGGGCTAAGGATGAATCCTTTATTGGAGATTATGAAATAGAATCTAAATTAGATTATAAAATAGAAAAAAAGGTGAAAAAGCCAATAAAAATAACAGAATTAATATTTGATAGAGATAAGACACCTTTAATAAATGAAGTAATAAAACTTAGGGTTAGTGCAGAGGGTGGTACTGACTTAAAGTATTCCTTCTTAATAATTAAGGATGGTAAGACTATAGAGAGTATTGATTTTGGAAGTAATAATTGGGTAGAGTTTATTCCAAGTGAAAAAGGAAATTATCAGCTTGATGTAAGAGTAAAAGACAAATATTCAACAAAGGAATATGATGTGCATACTGTTTTAAATTTTAAGGTTAGGGAGTATGCAGAAGGGAAAATTGATCATATATTAGTTCCAGCAAAGGAATATTTTTTAGTTGGAGATGATATTGATATTGAGGTAATAGTTCAAAATACTAGACAAGTAAAGGTTAAGTATGTTACTAAAGTAAATGGACAAGTAGTAGAAGAAACTGATTATGTAAAAAATAAGAGGTTTAAAGTTACACCAAAATGTCCAGGAAAATACACAATTGATATATTTGCTAGAAATATTAAATGTAAAGAGGGATTTGATTCAAGAAGAGAAGTAAGATTTTATGTTAGTGAAGCTCTACCTATTACAGACACTAAAATAAGTACTTCTGATAAAGTCTTTAAAATTAATGAAGAGATAAACTTTTCTACAAAATGTGAAGGTGGAAGTAGAGTTTGCTATGAATATTATATAATGGTTAACGGAAATTGGTCTTTAGTTCAAAAATATAGTAGAAAGAGTTATTATTCTTTTAGACCATATGTACCAGGAAAGTATAAAGTTTTAGTATTAACTAAAAGTTATTATAAAAAATGTGCTTATGAGGACTATGATACTTTTGAATTTAAGGTAGAATAA
- a CDS encoding pseudouridine synthase, which yields MERLDKVLSNLGYGTRKEIKQVVKKGFVTVNDEKVKDSGLQIDPEKDTIVINGEKVEYKKYIYLMMNKPAGVISATYDKRDETVIDLLYMEDQVFEPFPVGRLDKDTVGLLLLTNDGDLNHKLISPKYHVDKVYYAEINAPITEKDIKAFENGVTLDDGYKCMSAKLKVIENLEDSSRVEVTVQEGKYHQVKRMFEARGKKVVYLKRTSFGNLPLDESLEEGEYKELSESELAVLYKNF from the coding sequence GTGGAAAGATTGGATAAGGTTTTATCAAACTTAGGATACGGAACGAGAAAAGAAATAAAGCAAGTTGTTAAAAAAGGATTTGTAACAGTTAATGATGAGAAGGTTAAAGATAGTGGACTTCAAATAGATCCTGAGAAAGATACAATAGTTATAAATGGGGAAAAAGTAGAGTATAAAAAGTACATATATTTAATGATGAATAAGCCAGCTGGAGTAATTTCAGCAACTTATGATAAGAGAGATGAAACTGTTATCGACTTATTATATATGGAAGATCAAGTTTTTGAACCATTTCCAGTAGGAAGACTTGATAAAGATACAGTGGGATTATTATTATTAACTAATGATGGAGATTTAAATCATAAATTAATTTCACCTAAATATCATGTTGATAAGGTTTATTATGCAGAAATAAATGCTCCTATAACAGAAAAAGATATTAAAGCTTTCGAAAATGGTGTAACTTTAGATGATGGATATAAATGTATGAGTGCAAAGCTTAAGGTTATAGAAAATTTAGAGGATTCATCTAGAGTAGAAGTTACAGTTCAAGAGGGGAAATATCATCAAGTAAAAAGAATGTTTGAAGCTAGAGGGAAAAAGGTTGTTTATTTAAAAAGAACTTCTTTTGGAAATCTTCCACTTGATGAAAGTTTAGAAGAAGGCGAATATAAAGAGCTTTCAGAAAGTGAATTAGCGGTACTTTACAAAAATTTTTAA
- a CDS encoding LPXTG cell wall anchor domain-containing protein: MRRTKSVFLCTLLATLAFMPVKDNIIFAKEKAGVTIDVVEEKNNLFNEEIIWEPGNLEESSIKISNNLSEDIVIKTLNFHDEKLLDYVNSSYIDEGDERYKYFLENAFITVKDSSDLIFQGTLEEVFSEGNIKLKDGINVESNNSKLIDLEVKISNDLDNRGQGIQNAFSLSIQYEYEDEINNGSGNLPNTGGFSNNNFMVFGVLALGIGASILKLPQKKEEI, encoded by the coding sequence ATGAGGAGAACTAAAAGCGTATTTTTATGTACACTTTTAGCAACATTAGCTTTTATGCCAGTTAAAGATAATATTATATTTGCTAAAGAAAAAGCTGGCGTTACTATTGATGTAGTGGAAGAAAAGAATAATTTGTTTAATGAAGAAATTATTTGGGAACCAGGAAATTTAGAAGAAAGCTCAATAAAAATATCTAATAATTTAAGTGAAGATATAGTTATAAAAACTCTAAATTTTCATGATGAAAAACTCTTAGACTATGTAAATTCTTCATATATTGATGAGGGGGATGAAAGGTATAAATATTTTTTGGAAAATGCATTTATTACTGTAAAAGACAGTAGTGATCTGATTTTTCAAGGAACTCTTGAAGAGGTTTTTTCAGAAGGAAATATTAAATTAAAAGATGGAATAAATGTAGAGTCTAATAATAGTAAACTTATAGATTTAGAAGTAAAGATTTCTAATGACTTAGATAATAGAGGACAAGGCATACAAAATGCATTTAGTCTAAGTATTCAATATGAATATGAGGATGAAATAAATAATGGAAGTGGAAACTTACCAAATACAGGGGGCTTTAGCAATAACAATTTTATGGTTTTTGGAGTTCTAGCTTTAGGTATAGGAGCATCAATATTAAAGTTACCTCAAAAAAAGGAGGAGATTTAA
- a CDS encoding TasA family protein produces the protein MKTLKMRRIISLVLAIGITGGLGSVAYFSDKEKVNGDLKLTLGTLSSEATKTVKIEKMDIEVPVSDTFIITNNGTLDQRMTLNFKNSSIGNDGLEKIKYSLSFESSENRNIQGYGNGEETLLSLFNKNIQLLDAEGNEVVLNDGEVLTATLTLNMQRDMPENYSNAEFKFDLNIGYAQENSK, from the coding sequence ATGAAAACCCTTAAGATGAGAAGAATAATTTCATTAGTATTAGCTATAGGGATAACAGGAGGTTTAGGAAGTGTAGCCTATTTTTCAGATAAAGAAAAAGTAAACGGTGATTTAAAGTTAACTTTAGGAACCTTAAGTTCTGAGGCTACAAAAACAGTTAAAATAGAGAAAATGGACATAGAAGTTCCTGTTAGTGATACTTTTATAATAACTAATAATGGAACTTTAGATCAAAGGATGACATTAAATTTTAAAAATTCATCAATAGGAAATGATGGACTAGAGAAAATAAAGTATTCCTTAAGTTTTGAAAGTAGTGAAAATAGAAATATACAAGGGTATGGAAATGGAGAAGAGACATTACTTTCACTATTTAATAAAAATATTCAATTATTAGATGCAGAGGGTAATGAAGTAGTTTTAAATGATGGTGAAGTTTTAACTGCTACATTAACATTAAATATGCAAAGAGATATGCCAGAGAATTATTCTAATGCAGAATTTAAATTTGATTTAAATATAGGGTATGCTCAGGAAAATAGTAAGTAG